The genomic region ccctaaatgtaaatgtaaaaatgtggtgtgcgtgtgtgtctttgcatgcgtgagtgtgcgtggcAGGCATTAGTATTTTCCCCGTGGGTTCTTACCTCACCACGTCCACAGCCCCGGCGCGCACCTTGGGGTCGCTGCCCATGATGGACACGCTGGCGGCGAAGGAGCCGTCGATGCTGAACACCACGAACTCTGTCCCCTGGGGCAGCACCGTCAGGTAGCTGTCTGCCGACGTATGGTCCCCCCTGgaacgagcacacacacacacacatacatgaagatactgtacacacactgtCCCCTGGGGAAGCACGCTCAGGTAGCTGTCTCTGGACGGATGGTCCCCCCTGgaacgggcacacacacacacacacacacacacacacacacacacacacacacacacacacacacacacacacacacacacacacacacacacacacacacacgcagacacacatacatacagatgcacacacattcatacacagatacacacacacacgcacacacacacactgatacacatacacacccgaacagaaatacacaaacacagacacacacacacacacctacacacacaaacacacacacacacagacacacacacccacacccacacacacacatacagactgacacagacacacacaataatgaagAGGCGACAGACGGATAAAGTGCAGAGTCAGAATCAGAAATTGGAGGCTGCAAAGAGATGGTTAGTAGACCGGGGGAGATAAATATAGAGCGCGATAGAGAGGTTGAGGGAGATGGGAGAATGATGAGAGTGAATATTGGAAAAGAGAGAGGCGATGACAGTGAaacggaggaggaagaaaaaaaggaaagaccCATTTTTTAAGCGAGTAGAGAGTCCTGGAGTTAGAATAGGAGGAGGGAGTCGTTTGTGGAGAGCAGCAGAAGGCTGTCATGAGACGGGGGCTGACGGTGCTCACCGGGCCACCATCTTGACGGGGTAGACCCCGGTGCTGAGCCTCTTGCTGTCGGGGATGGTGTAGGAGATCCTGCCGCTACTGCTGGTCAGCTGCGTGTCGAAGAACACCCACTCCCCAGAGGGGGGCTGGGTCATGATGTGGATGTCAATCTAAAGACAGAAGGGACAAAATATCCCAACCAACAAATCTTTTAGTGATGGCAACAAGATGGGGGAACTCCCAAAGaatgattttatttttcaatatagaaaaacaaaagaagCTACTTTTTGAATTCAACAGAGAGAGAACTGCTAAATAAACAATGCTTTCATGTAGGTCATGTTTGGACATTTGGAGTAAACCATGGGCGACTAGCTGGTGCTAGGGGGGCTGGATGACTACCTTCTCCCCAGTGAGGGTGACCATATCCAGAGGGCCGTACATGAAGCGACCGGTCACCAGCTGGGGGGCGTCCTCAGAGAACACTGCGTCACACACGCGATGGTTGGCCGTGACATTCTGAATGGACAACAAACACAGCCATCATTGGTTATTGCTTCACTAACGGTCAGTCATATATGGGAGAAGGCTGCCCTGGGTTCTAAACCCTTAACCTTGACTTGTTAGGTGCTTTAGAACAACACTATTTCCGCTATTTTTATAGAAAGTAAAAGGTTGTTTGCATAAACGTACATGCAAATCGCATCCTGTGTCACATTTCACTTCTGTGAAATGTGTCACAGTTAATATAGTTAAGCTAGTGTTTCCTATTACAAGAAAAATTGACCATTTAATTacacagaaatgtaaaatgtattaaattaattaaaatcatTATAATTTGTTCAACCATAAATTCAACAAAATGTACTCCTAAACTATCAGCTCTTGATTTTACATGTTCTTGATAAACATTTTAAGGTTGCGTTGAGAAAGGAAGACGAGGTGTTTTTCCGTACCCTAATTTTGACCTGGGTCCTCTTGCGAATCCACTTCTCCCGGGGTTTAGAGGGTGTGAACTCTGACACCTCTTTTCCGTCCAGCTCCAGAATGCTGGCGTTCTCATGCCTCATCACCTGGACAACCAAATCACCACAAACCATCACAAACAAGGAGTGATATGAAACCATTTTGGGGAAGAGCTTGTATCACTGAGAACCAGTTATTATGAACTAATACAAAGTCAatgggaaaataataataataataataataataataataataataataataataataataataataatttaaatgtaaaatagtaaatatataaatgatgATAAAAAAACGATAAATGACTCAATGTAAATTCGAGATGACTAAATGTTAAACGTAAATGTTAACCAAATGTAGAGGTAAAAatggggcagggggaggaggggggtgtctGTGTTGTCGTGGTTGCGGCGGGCGGTCCGCACCTGTCGCAGGATGAAGGCCACCACGTCGGTGGACTCCCAGTAGGAGGCGTGGAAGAGGTGAGGCAGCGCCACAGTGGGGAATGCAGTCAGCGCGTCGGGACAGTAGAGAGCAAAGTCCATCCTCTTGGAGCCCCACCAGTGGGATgcgactagagagagaggggggggagagagagggagagagagagagagagagagagagagagagagagagagagagagagagagagagagagagagagagagagagagagagagagagagagagagagagagagagagggagagagagagagagagagaggcgggagaaagggggggagagagagagggaaggggagaaagTGTTAATATAGGGAATAATGATGGAGAataagggagaaagagagacgaaaatagaaaggggaggaagagaaagtgggagagagggatttacaaagagggggtgagagaaagagggagattgGAGGGAGGAGATTGAGGGTGGGGGGTAaatatagagtgagagagaatagatacagagaaggagaaaaaactCTGCAAAGATGAGACCGGAGAGAGAACGACAAAGAAAGGGGGAGCAATATGGAGAGGAAAtgggagagacagcgagaggaaAAGGGTCCGGAAAAGAAAGATAAGAAATAAATTGTTGAAAGATATCTGGTTTTGTTTCCATCCCCTTCTCATCATCTCTGTATCGTATCTCTGAACGGAGGCAGAgagaacgtgtgtttgtgtgggagagagagagagagagagagagtgagagtgagagtgagagtgagagagagagagagagagagagagagatcggccCCATCTCTAATCTCTATCATCTAATGTTCTCTAGGTTCCATTGAAGCCCGGTTGAAAGGTCCAGCTGGTCATCTAAAGGCCCTGACACACCAAGCCAACGGCACAGAACCGGCCACGATGAAGGCCCACTGTTGCGTTGCCTCGTGTCGCCTGGGGCTTGGCAGACAGGTCGCACTCGCTGCCACCGCCGGAACCAAAGCCAACGGCCCGACCAGCACAGTACGTTCTGCGCTGAGCTGAGAGGATATACATCTCCCTCCCAGCAGGTGGCAGTAGTCTGTTTTGATATTTCGTATATTTTACTGAGTTGtactaaaaaacaaaaactcttTTTTGTGCGTGCCCTCTTGACGAGGTTTTTTGCTAACTTCCGATTGGCTTAAGCCGAACAGCCAATCGGAGTGGTTTCTCTCACTGATGGCCTCGGGCCCCGATTCAACTTTCCGAATCAGGGCTAGTCCAAACACATCGCAGAAACAAGGGCCACAGACACTCGACCAACTGCCCTAAAACACAGGAGAAGAGTACCAGCCAACAGCTTTCAACAAGTTCCCCTTTGTTTCTCACAGAtacagaggggagaaggagcagaggttATCCGAGGTTGTCGAGAAGACGACCAATCTACAGAGCAGGAGAGGACAGTATATTAAAGGCCCCCTATTTTACCACCCGGTGTGATCAAAAAACGGATAGACTACCAGCCTACCCGCTTAGACTGTACCAACCTGCTAGGCTGAGCTATCCAGTCAGTCATCTGAATGGACTCTCCCACTTATGTCAGTAAAGGGGTCTGTTTAGAAATGGCTGGACATCACTAATCGTTATCaacgttgccagattgggccagatttcccgccaAATCTGCCAACCCGGGCTTTAATACAGGAAAtcgggcccaatctggcaacgctgatCATCATCACACCTTCTGGTAAAATACCGGCCGTTAAAAAGCTGAACGGGAAGTCTGACGGGTGTCGTAAACTCTAACTCTAAGGGGAAGAATCTGACGAAGGGGAACACACCAGGGGAACacggagagacagggaggacgTGAAGGAAACCAGGGGACAGGGAACCATCCTGCTTCCCAGCAGTCACTTCCTCCCACGGTCTCCTTCAGTGGGGGTACCTTGCTCTATACAACGCATCGCCCGCGGCgacgggggggaggagcctagcAGCACTTCTGTGACGGGCCAGGTGACGTCGgcaaggtcaggggtcactggGTCGGACTCCGCCCCGCGGGGTCGGACCCTCTTGGGCGAGCGGAGCGAGGGGGTCCGAGAGAGCAGTTTGTGGTAGGGCAGGGCCAGTTGGGACAGCAGGCCCAGTCGCTTACTGGGACTGCGGCTGACTTCCAGTGTGGGtgctgagaggaggagcggggcggTATTTAaagaggcggggaggggggaaagaTCATAGTTTAACACCGGCTGTcacatcccccccaccctcccctatCCCTCTCCCCCAGGACTTAAGCCTGCTGAACTTTGGACGACACACATGTTCAATCCGTAATTGTATTGAACTGCAGGATGTCTGGAGTTCAAGCATTCAATTGCCGTTAATGAGCGCTGCTGGCTGCGGCTGGGTGCTCTATTAACGGTGGGATTTGTTGTTTTCTCTGGATCCATTTCTGCAACCAATACACTACAGCAAATACCTTGTATGTTAAAGCTGATTTAGCAGTACAACTCTTACCAACTCTAGTTAAAATAAACCTGAACCGTCCACACTCATTCTCCTACGACACAACAGCCTGCCTGTCTGCAGaccgggagggggggtgacTGGATCAACGTACTGGTGGCGATGTTGGAGGCGGTGTAGGAGTCGGCCATGCCCGACACCTGGCTAGCCAGGCTGGCCTCGCTGGCCCGCCGGTGGCCCCGGAGGTGGGGGGCTCCGGCCAGGGGCGACGTGGGGTACAGGCCGTCCACCAGCAGACCGCCGCAGTGGGAGTGGACAAGGGCGTCggctgaggagggaggggggggggtaaagcaggaggaggggggttagTAAATACTGCCTCGCTGCAACTGTCCTGTTTCTACTGAATTGGGTTGTTGCAGTACTTGAATTGTTTATGTCATTGTGAGTGTCTGAGttctttgttgttattttgaAGATGTGTGCTTTGATTGTGCTTTTTATCGCTTATAATATAAGCAACCGCTAaattttaaatgtaaattatgGTTCGAAATCACACAAAGTTAGTATTCAAAGGTTGTACGATAAAAATGAGACTATATTTCCCACACAAAGAGATAAGGATATAAACATCCACCTAGCTGCCATCTTGATTCGACCTTGGTTCTGAACCCTAGCAGGGCGATGGAGCCGTTCATCACCCTGCTAGGGTTCAGGACCAAAATGGCCTCCAGGGGAAGAAGGCCAATTAAACCCAGACAGGAGTGAGCCGGTAGAACAGAGCCCCACCGTCCACGGTGGGCTGCGCCGCCTGCCAGTTGAGCACCGGTACTGGGATGGAGGTCTCTGTGACGGTGCCTTCTGGGTAGCGGaggccccctcccccgccgggCTCCACCAGCAGGTGGGGGTTACACTGCATGGTCTCCactggcagggggagggggaggagacataCACCACAGCCATACACACGCATGTTAGAGACACCTCACGCAGGgcagcgtgtctgtgtgtgttagtgtctcaACCAGCAGggcagagtgagtgtgtgtgtgtgtgtgtgtgtgtgtgtgtgtgtgtgtgtgtgtgtgtgtgtgtgtgtgtgtgtgtgtgtgtgtgtgtgtggtgtgtgtctgtgtctgtgtccatgtggatgtgtgtgtgtgtgtgtgtgtgtgtgtgtgtgtgtgtgtgtgtgtgtgtgtgtctcacccagcagggcagagagtgtgtgtgtgtgtgtgtgtgtgtgtgtgtgtgtgtgtgtgtgtgcgtgcgtgcgtgcgtgcgtgcgtgcgtgcgtgcgtgcgtgcgtgtgtgtgtgtcttacccaGCAGGGCGGAGTGCCCGTCCCCCAGGGGGAAGCGCTGGTAGCGGGGGACGGAGAAGGGGGGCAGCAGGTGGAAGCGTTTCCCCAGCAGGGGCTCCAGGCGCGAGGCCGAGGGGTCCGCCGGGTGGAACAGGTTGTACACCTGCTGGCAGGCCGGCCGCAGCGCcgacactgaggaggaggaggaggaggaggaagaataaCCCCGACGCTGAGCACAGGGCCGCGCTCTgccagcggccatcttggctctaaaCCTACGCCGGGCGGGGGAACTGAAGGGGGCGTTTCACGTGTCAACAATGTCGGTCCGTCTAAGATAAGGACAGGTTGGCCTCGGCCAACATTAAGGAGGGCAATGGCCAGAATTCAGAGTTTGAACTTCAGAATTCAGAACGCTGAATGCCAAATTCAAATCGCTATATAATTTTTAATATACATTATACGTTACACACATTATATATGAAGGCAAAAAAAAGGGCAAATTTGTAAAATTCACATTTCAAAATGTAACACTACAGCGGATGTTGATCTCAAAGTCACCAAAGGGTAgaaaacaaagtaaaaaaaaattatattatgtGGAATAAAGCTGCCACCACTTGTACGGCCGAACCCTACACTACCAGGGCGTGGTCCTCAGTACGAGGGCGGGGTCCTCAGGACGAGGTGCGGGGTCCTCAATAGGAGGGCGGGGTCCTCACCGTCCAGGGAGGGCACCACGGTCTTCCTGAGGGCCAGCACCAGGCCGAGCGGGGAGCCGAACATGAAGAAGTCCGTGACCTCGAAGTCGAAGCGGCCCAGAGTCCCGCCCTCCAGCATGGTGCTGTTACTGGAGCGCCGCGAGCCCGCCTCCCCGTGCAGCACGCTGGAGTGCAGGCtgggacgcacgcacgcacccacgcacaaacgcacacacgcacaaacgcacacacgcacccacacacacaagaaattgATAGTGAGTAACGGTGACAGTAAAAGTGTTTCCTACTAGACCGGAAGTTATAGTGAGTAGCAATAACAGTAACAGTGGTTCCCAACTGGACAGGAATTGATAGTGAGTAACAGTAACAATAACAGTAACAGTTACAGTTACAGTTGCAGTAACAGTGTTTCCCACCTGGACAGGAAGTCATAGTGAGTAACAGTAACAATAACAGTAACAGTTACAGTTACAGTTGCAGTAACAGTGTTTCCCACCTGGACAGGAAGTCATAGTGAGTAACAGTAACAATAACAGTTACAGTAACGTAGTTTCCTACATGGACAGGAAGTGATAGTGAGTAACAGTAACAGTAACGTAGTTTACTACATGGACAGGAAGTGATAGTTAGTAACAGTAACAGTAACAGTAACGTAGTTTCCTTCCTGGACAGGAAGTGATAGTGAGTAACTGTAACAGCTACAGTAACATAGTTTCCTACCTGGACAGGAAGGCCTGGTGCTGTTTGATGGTGTCCAGCTCGTAGGTGGACGAGTCGCTGCGCTTGCGGGGCAGCTGTCTCTTGGGGTCGTCCGCCCCCAGGCTGCGGGGGATGTCGATGTTGCTGCGGCTCAGGTGACGGCTCCCctccagggagggggaggaggagccactgTTTATCACTATCCCCGGAGACAGGAGGTCTGTgtcctgggagagagacatagacacagagttagagagagagacacacagagagagagagagagagagagagagagagagagagagagacacacagagagagagagagagagagagagagagagacacagagagagagagagagagagagagagagagagagagagagagagagagagagagagagagagagagagagagagagagagagagagagagagagagagagagagagggacatacacagacacagagaataAGAGAGATTTTGTCTGGATGACAGCTAGGTAGTTGTGTCATGGCTTCTTATCAGgagtgagacatagagagagatcaGGGTGATGTATGGCTGAGATAGAGAGATTAAACTGATGAAAGGGATCACCACTTTATCAGTCTGATGGAAAGAGGCTCGTGACGGAGTGAGAAATTGGTAAAGAGGACAGCTAGGTTGAAGGTGATAGGGGGGACTAGCTGGTGTTAGTGACGGAGGACATAGGACTAGCTGGTGTTAGTGACGGAGGACAGAGGACTAGCTGGTGTTAGTGACGGAGGACAGAGGACTAGCTGGTGTTAGTGACGGAGGACAGAGGACTAGCTGTTGCTAGTGACGGAGGACAGAGGACTAGCTGGTGCTAGTGACGGAGGACTAGCTGGTGCTAGTGACGGAGGACTAGCTGGTGCTAGTGACGGAGGACAGAGGACTAGCTGGTGTTAGTGACGGAGGACAGAGGACTAGCTGGTGTTGGTGACGGAGGACAGAGGACTAGCTGGTGTTGGTGACGGAGGACAGAGGACTAGCTTGTGTTAGTGACGGAGGACAGAGGACTAGCTGGTGTTAGTGACGGAGGACAGAGGACTAGCTGGTGCTAGTGACGGAGGACTAGCTGGTGCTAGTGACGGAGGACAGAGGACTAGCTGGTGCTAGTGACGGAGGACAGAGGACTAGCTGGTGTTAGTGACGGAGGACTAGCTGGTGCTAGTGACGGAGGACTGGTACCTGGACGCTGATGGCACTGCCCCTCCGGCTGGAGTTCTGGCTCTCACAGACGCTCAGAGAACTGCTGCAGAGAGCATCAAAGCCCAGGATCCCCCCGACGCAGTCCCCgatcacacacacctggacacacacacgcacacgtgtatacacacacacacacgatacacacacacacacatcgacacacacacgcacacataaacacatgttcaagagagagagtgttctcTTACTTTTGCATTTTAAATGTGGTGTTATGTATCCAACTACGGGTTAAGTAATAAGGTACGATAAcattaataaacaaaatatctaAAATTTTAAATATTACACCCCTGGCTGGCATCATTCCTCTCTataatcatatattatattacatcaCATTACATTAAATGATTATTAAACATTATCATACATTATGTTACTACTCGACCCACCTGGCCGGAGAACGACGCCCCCTCCACAGACTTCATGAAGTCGGCGTACACCTGATTGGCTCTGATGATGACGGTTGCCACGGCGTCCTGGTACTGAGGAGCGGAGGTGGCTAGGAGGGGGAGTGCGGCCAGGGGGATGTGGTCCTGGCTGTTGGACAGACACCCCTCATCGTAGCTGTACGGACTCAGActgcacagagagagggagcaggtcagtgtgtgtgtgtgtgtctgtgtctgtgtccatgtgtatgtgtatgtgtgtgtgtgtctgtgtctatgtgtgtctatgtgtgtgtgtgtgtgtgtgtgtctgtgtctatgtgtgtgcctggtgtgtgtgtgtgtgtctctgtgtgtgtgtgtgtgtgtgtgtgtgtgtgtgtgtgtgtgtgtgtgtgtgtgtgtgtgtgtgtgtgtgtgtgtgtgtgtgtgtatgtgtgtgtgtctcacccagcagggcagagtgtgtgtgtgtgtgtgtgtgtgtgtgtgtgtgtgtgtgtgtgtgtgtgtgtgtgtgtgtgtgtgtgtgtgtgtgtgtgtgtgtgtgtgtgtgtgtgtgtctcacccagcagggcagagagtgtgtgtgtgtgtgtgtgtatgtgtgtgtgtctcacccagcagggcagagtgtgtgtgtgtgtgtgtgtgtgtgtgtgtgtgtgtgtgtgtgtgtgtgtgtgtgtgtatgtgtgtgtgtctcacccatgtgtatgtgtgtgtgtgtgtgtgtgtgtgtgtgtgtgtgtgtgtgtgtgtgtgtgtgtgtgtgtgtgtgtgtgtgtgtgtgtgtgtgtgtgtggtgtgtgtctgtgtccatgtgtatgtgtatgtgtgtctgtgtctgtgtctatgtgtgtctatgtgtgtgtgtgtgtgtgtgtgtgtgtgtctgtgtctatgtgtgtgcctggtgtgtgtgtgtgtgtgtgtgtgtgtgtgtgtgtgtgtgtgtgtgtgtgtgtgtctctgcgtgtgtgtgtgtgtgtgtgtgtgtgtgtgtgtgtgtgtgtgtgtgtgtgtgtgtgtgtgtgtgtgtgtgtgtgtctcacccagcagggcagagtgtgtgtgtgtgtgtgtgtgtgtgtgtgtgtgtgtgtgtgtgtgtgtgtgtgtgtgtgtgtgtgtgtgtctcacccagcagggcagagagagtgtgtgtgtgtgtgtgtgtgtgtgtgtgtgtgtgtgtgtgtgtgtgtgtctcacccagcagggcagagagtgtgtgtgtgtgtgtgtgtgtgtgtgtgtgtgtgtgtgtgtgtgtgtgtgtgtgtgtgtgtgtgtgtgtgtgtgtgtgtgtgtgtgtgtgtgtgtgtctcacccagcagggcagagtgtgtgtgtgtgtgtgtgtgtgtgtgtgtgtgtgtatgtgtgtgtgtctcacccatgtgtatgtgtgtgtgtgtgtgtgtgtgtgtgtgtgtgtgtgtgtctgtgtgtgtgtgtgtgtgtgtgtgtgtgtgtgtgtgtgtgtgtgtgtgtgtgtgtgtgtgttgtgctgttcAAGCATGTTTGTGCGTGGATATCCACGTGCATGTTTCTGTGCGTGCATTTGCGTGATGCGTCTTGCATCTTGCAGCAAATCCCCATCAGCCTGTTGCATGCagccagtgtgtgtatgtgtgtgtaggtgtgtatgtgtgtgtgtgtgtgtgtgtgtgtggtcactgaCTTGGAGACCAGGGAGAAGGCCTCGGAGCAGACGGCGGGACAGGGGACCACCCGGATGGCGATGTGACCCAGGGCCGAGGGGTAGTGGACCCTCATCACCGTCTCAAAGGCCCCGCCCAGCGTGTTCACGTCCCCCTGCTTGCTGTTCGGATCGCCTGGACGGAGAGCCAACACAGGACCGTCAGGACAGAGTCACCGCTGTTAGTGAGTTAGTCGTTCTATTTGATCGTCTATTTAAGCACAGTAAAAGAGTTCATTACTGAACTCGAATGC from Gadus morhua chromosome 19, gadMor3.0, whole genome shotgun sequence harbors:
- the pitpnm2 gene encoding membrane-associated phosphatidylinositol transfer protein 2 isoform X2, which encodes MLVKEYRIPMPMSVDEYRIAQLYMIQKKSREESCGEGSGVEILENKPYEDGPGGTGQYTHKVYHIGKHIPSWFCSILPQAALRVEEESWNAYPYTRTRYTCPFVEKFSIDIETHYKPDTGNTGDVFNLSSAEKRQRTVDPIDIVKDYVPPHEYLVEEDPKLYQSVKTRRGPLSDEWIEEINQNPGQNPVMCAYKLCKVEFRYWGMQSKIERFIHDVGLRKVMVRAHRQAWCWQDEWYGLTIEDIRQLELETQLALARKMAQYSQGEEASGAGGPAAEANGSSSTSSSSSHHHRHNHHHHQEGGQEGPEQGGGGEAAAAGVAEGAEGQGGEEGEARGELTKQWSTSSRSSNRSSKRGGSPSHQSISEWRMQSIARDSDDSTDEDEFFDAHDFSDNDEMFAKQISKWNSNDLMDKMEASEAQETLYQESGGEYTVMSNEDSQMEDGCSQQCRQPSKTHVLILVLHGGNILDSGSGDPNSKQGDVNTLGGAFETVMRVHYPSALGHIAIRVVPCPAVCSEAFSLVSNLSPYSYDEGCLSNSQDHIPLAALPLLATSAPQYQDAVATVIIRANQVYADFMKSVEGASFSGQVCVIGDCVGGILGFDALCSSSLSVCESQNSSRRGSAISVQDTDLLSPGIVINSGSSSPSLEGSRHLSRSNIDIPRSLGADDPKRQLPRKRSDSSTYELDTIKQHQAFLSSLHSSVLHGEAGSRRSSNSTMLEGGTLGRFDFEVTDFFMFGSPLGLVLALRKTVVPSLDVSALRPACQQVYNLFHPADPSASRLEPLLGKRFHLLPPFSVPRYQRFPLGDGHSALLVETMQCNPHLLVEPGGGGGLRYPEGTVTETSIPVPVLNWQAAQPTVDADALVHSHCGGLLVDGLYPTSPLAGAPHLRGHRRASEASLASQVSGMADSYTASNIATTPTLEVSRSPSKRLGLLSQLALPYHKLLSRTPSLRSPKRVRPRGAESDPVTPDLADVTWPVTEVLLGSSPPSPRAMRCIEQVASHWWGSKRMDFALYCPDALTAFPTVALPHLFHASYWESTDVVAFILRQVMRHENASILELDGKEVSEFTPSKPREKWIRKRTQVKIRNVTANHRVCDAVFSEDAPQLVTGRFMYGPLDMVTLTGEKIDIHIMTQPPSGEWVFFDTQLTSSSGRISYTIPDSKRLSTGVYPVKMVARGDHTSADSYLTVLPQGTEFVVFSIDGSFAASVSIMGSDPKVRAGAVDVVRHWQDLGYLIVYVTGRPDMQKQRVVAWLSQHNFPHGIVSFCEGLVHDPLRHKGNFLKSLICEAHMKIFAAYGSTKDISVYSSIGLSPSHIYIVGRATKKMLSQCQFIPDGYASHLAQLEYNQRSRPAKSASARMVLRKGSFGLGAAGGDFLRKRNHVFRTLSSQPGGGAAAGGAGGGGGGGGGGAASSGPVAATIGATLGRTERTQSQCEMDRGTPSAVASTAQRSMSIAAGCWGRSGSTREGSSGLLSPK
- the pitpnm2 gene encoding membrane-associated phosphatidylinositol transfer protein 2 isoform X1, coding for MLVKEYRIPMPMSVDEYRIAQLYMIQKKSREESCGEGSGVEILENKPYEDGPGGTGQYTHKVYHIGKHIPSWFCSILPQAALRVEEESWNAYPYTRTRYTCPFVEKFSIDIETHYKPDTGNTGDVFNLSSAEKRQRTVDPIDIVKDYVPPHEYLVEEDPKLYQSVKTRRGPLSDEWIEEINQNPGQNPVMCAYKLCKVEFRYWGMQSKIERFIHDVGLRKVMVRAHRQAWCWQDEWYGLTIEDIRQLELETQLALARKMAQYSQGEEASGAGGPAAEANGSSSTSSSSSHHHRHNHHHHQEGGQEGPEQGGGGEAAAAGVAEGAEGQGGEEGEARGELTKQWSTSSRSSNRSSKRGGSPSHQSISEWRMQSIARDSDDSTDEDEFFDAHEDFSDNDEMFAKQISKWNSNDLMDKMEASEAQETLYQESGGEYTVMSNEDSQMEDGCSQQCRQPSKTHVLILVLHGGNILDSGSGDPNSKQGDVNTLGGAFETVMRVHYPSALGHIAIRVVPCPAVCSEAFSLVSNLSPYSYDEGCLSNSQDHIPLAALPLLATSAPQYQDAVATVIIRANQVYADFMKSVEGASFSGQVCVIGDCVGGILGFDALCSSSLSVCESQNSSRRGSAISVQDTDLLSPGIVINSGSSSPSLEGSRHLSRSNIDIPRSLGADDPKRQLPRKRSDSSTYELDTIKQHQAFLSSLHSSVLHGEAGSRRSSNSTMLEGGTLGRFDFEVTDFFMFGSPLGLVLALRKTVVPSLDVSALRPACQQVYNLFHPADPSASRLEPLLGKRFHLLPPFSVPRYQRFPLGDGHSALLVETMQCNPHLLVEPGGGGGLRYPEGTVTETSIPVPVLNWQAAQPTVDADALVHSHCGGLLVDGLYPTSPLAGAPHLRGHRRASEASLASQVSGMADSYTASNIATTPTLEVSRSPSKRLGLLSQLALPYHKLLSRTPSLRSPKRVRPRGAESDPVTPDLADVTWPVTEVLLGSSPPSPRAMRCIEQVASHWWGSKRMDFALYCPDALTAFPTVALPHLFHASYWESTDVVAFILRQVMRHENASILELDGKEVSEFTPSKPREKWIRKRTQVKIRNVTANHRVCDAVFSEDAPQLVTGRFMYGPLDMVTLTGEKIDIHIMTQPPSGEWVFFDTQLTSSSGRISYTIPDSKRLSTGVYPVKMVARGDHTSADSYLTVLPQGTEFVVFSIDGSFAASVSIMGSDPKVRAGAVDVVRHWQDLGYLIVYVTGRPDMQKQRVVAWLSQHNFPHGIVSFCEGLVHDPLRHKGNFLKSLICEAHMKIFAAYGSTKDISVYSSIGLSPSHIYIVGRATKKMLSQCQFIPDGYASHLAQLEYNQRSRPAKSASARMVLRKGSFGLGAAGGDFLRKRNHVFRTLSSQPGGGAAAGGAGGGGGGGGGGAASSGPVAATIGATLGRTERTQSQCEMDRGTPSAVASTAQRSMSIAAGCWGRSGSTREGSSGLLSPK